A DNA window from bacterium contains the following coding sequences:
- a CDS encoding Hsp20/alpha crystallin family protein, which translates to MSRKIGVSRARQKSTGEVREDEAAARRTGHVLLLDLPVESACQPPSDVVEVDDAVRVLLEIPGVPAAAVQIRVLGNRIEVTGEKIPDFPAGETSFLCLERIFGKFQRAFEVRGSVNLGEVSARMANGILVITIPKIAERRGRERRIPVTAG; encoded by the coding sequence GTGAGCCGAAAGATCGGGGTTTCCCGCGCGCGGCAAAAGTCTACGGGTGAGGTCCGGGAGGACGAGGCGGCCGCCCGCCGGACCGGGCATGTCCTGCTGCTCGATTTGCCGGTGGAATCCGCCTGTCAGCCGCCCTCCGACGTCGTGGAGGTGGACGACGCCGTCCGGGTCCTGCTGGAGATCCCCGGGGTCCCGGCCGCGGCCGTGCAGATCCGGGTGCTGGGGAACCGGATCGAGGTCACCGGGGAAAAGATCCCGGATTTTCCCGCGGGGGAGACCTCCTTCCTCTGCCTGGAACGGATTTTCGGGAAGTTCCAGCGGGCCTTCGAAGTGAGGGGGTCCGTGAACCTCGGGGAGGTGTCCGCGCGGATGGCGAACGGGATCCTCGTGATCACGATCCCGAAGATCGCGGAACGGCGCGGCCGGGAGCGACGGATCCCGGTGACCGCAGGATGA
- the galU gene encoding UTP--glucose-1-phosphate uridylyltransferase GalU, which yields MIRKAVFPAAGFGTRFLPATKASPKEMLPLVDKPLIQHGVEEAKAAGIRDMIIVTGRGKNAIEDHFDVSFELEAMLKKKGDGDLLASVRRVTDGADFFYVRQNLPLGLGHAVLRSMDLVGQEPFAVILSDDVIDAEVPLLKQMIEAHEKYSAGAVLAIQRVPREAVSRYGIIRGRRIADGVYDVKDMVEKPKPAEAPSNLAIIGRYILPPSIFPALQATKPGAGGEIQLTDAIRSLIGTERVIGFEFEGIRYDAGTKLGFQMANIAFALKDPELGPGLRAFLKKEKLT from the coding sequence ATGATCCGGAAAGCAGTGTTCCCCGCGGCGGGGTTCGGGACGCGGTTCCTGCCGGCGACGAAGGCCTCTCCCAAGGAGATGCTCCCCCTGGTGGACAAGCCCCTCATCCAGCACGGGGTCGAGGAGGCGAAGGCCGCCGGGATACGGGACATGATCATCGTGACCGGGCGCGGAAAGAACGCCATCGAGGACCACTTCGACGTCTCCTTCGAGCTGGAGGCCATGCTGAAGAAAAAAGGGGACGGCGACCTCCTCGCCTCGGTCCGCCGCGTCACCGACGGGGCCGATTTCTTCTACGTCCGCCAGAACCTCCCGCTGGGGCTGGGCCACGCGGTGCTCCGTTCGATGGACCTGGTGGGCCAGGAGCCGTTCGCCGTCATCCTGTCGGACGACGTGATCGACGCCGAGGTCCCCTTGTTGAAGCAGATGATCGAGGCGCACGAGAAGTACAGCGCCGGCGCGGTCCTCGCGATCCAGCGCGTCCCGAGGGAGGCGGTCTCCCGGTACGGGATCATCCGCGGGAGGCGGATCGCGGACGGGGTGTACGATGTAAAAGATATGGTGGAGAAGCCGAAACCCGCCGAGGCGCCGTCGAACCTGGCGATCATCGGCCGCTACATCCTCCCACCGTCGATCTTTCCGGCTCTCCAGGCTACGAAGCCCGGGGCGGGGGGCGAGATCCAGTTGACCGACGCCATCCGGTCCCTGATCGGGACGGAGCGGGTCATAGGGTTCGAGTTCGAGGGGATCCGGTACGACGCGGGGACGAAGCTCGGCTTCCAGATGGCGAACATCGCCTTCGCGCTGAAAGATCCGGAACTGGGTCCGGGGCTGCGGGCATTTCTGAAGAAGGAGAAATTGACGTGA
- the dnaJ gene encoding molecular chaperone DnaJ gives MASKRDYYDVLGVPRESGPDDLKKAFRQLALQYHPDRNPGDKSAEERFKEINEAYSVLSDPDKRQQYDRFGHAGPGGQGFGGFGDFSGFGVEDIINDFFGGMFGGAREGGRIRRGADLRYNLTVTFEEAVFGAEKEIVIPRTGSCRDCSGTGARKGTRPERCGACNGQGQVTMQQGFFAIRRTCGRCGGTGQVVKDPCGSCAGTGHVRESRTLKVKIPPGVDSGTRLKLRGEGEAGPSGGAGGDLYVVLTVKEHPFFVREGADLFCEVPITFPQAALGATIEVPTLSGKKNLSIPPGTPSGHDFVMRGEGVAGLSSGRRGNLVIRVLIEVPRKLTKRQKEILAEYQELSEESPGPISRSFFEKVKEIFG, from the coding sequence GTGGCGTCGAAGCGCGATTACTACGATGTCCTCGGCGTACCCCGGGAGAGCGGCCCCGACGACCTGAAGAAGGCGTTCCGCCAGCTCGCCCTCCAGTACCACCCCGACCGGAATCCCGGCGACAAGTCCGCGGAAGAGCGGTTCAAGGAGATCAACGAGGCGTACTCGGTCCTCTCCGACCCGGACAAGCGGCAGCAGTACGACCGCTTCGGGCACGCGGGGCCCGGCGGGCAAGGATTCGGCGGCTTCGGCGATTTTTCGGGATTCGGCGTCGAGGACATCATCAACGACTTCTTCGGCGGGATGTTCGGGGGGGCCAGGGAAGGCGGACGCATCCGCCGCGGCGCGGATCTCCGGTACAACCTCACGGTTACCTTCGAGGAGGCGGTCTTCGGCGCCGAAAAGGAGATCGTCATCCCGCGGACGGGGAGTTGCCGCGACTGCTCGGGAACGGGCGCGCGGAAGGGGACCCGGCCGGAGCGGTGCGGCGCCTGCAACGGGCAGGGCCAGGTCACCATGCAGCAGGGGTTCTTCGCGATCCGCCGAACGTGCGGCCGCTGCGGGGGCACGGGCCAGGTCGTCAAGGACCCGTGCGGAAGCTGCGCCGGCACCGGCCACGTCCGGGAAAGCCGCACGCTCAAGGTGAAAATCCCCCCCGGGGTCGACAGCGGAACGCGCCTCAAGCTGCGCGGCGAGGGGGAGGCCGGACCCTCGGGCGGGGCCGGCGGCGACCTGTACGTGGTGCTCACCGTGAAGGAGCACCCGTTCTTCGTCCGGGAAGGGGCCGACCTGTTCTGCGAGGTTCCCATCACCTTTCCGCAGGCGGCGCTGGGCGCGACGATCGAGGTGCCCACCCTGTCCGGGAAGAAAAACCTCTCCATTCCGCCCGGCACGCCGTCCGGCCACGATTTCGTGATGCGGGGGGAGGGGGTCGCGGGCCTCAGCTCCGGCCGACGGGGAAACCTCGTGATCCGCGTGCTGATCGAGGTGCCGCGAAAACTCACGAAGCGCCAGAAAGAGATCCTCGCGGAGTACCAGGAGCTGTCCGAGGAGTCCCCGGGCCCCATCTCCCGAAGCTTTTTCGAGAAGGTGAAGGAGATCTTCGGTTGA
- the lon gene encoding endopeptidase La, translating to MTDEAKKTNPPEGTDAFADPADPENRPTAEGPGPGAEAPKGNLPSPEEEKESGPEIPEVLPLLPVRDIVIFPYMTLPLFVGREGSVAAVDEALARDRYIFLATQRDPSVEDPKEGDLYRTGTVAMIMRMLKLPDGRLKILIQGVVKAKIAEFIEAKPAVRVRIDRIVESPMKEGSLEVEALMRASREKIEKILSLKNMPVEILMVTENINNPGVLADLVASNLRLKIEEAQSVLEEEDPIARLNLVSNLLSRELQLAEMQAKIQNQAKEEMSRSQREYFLREQMKAIKQELGDIDGKSEEVDDLKGKLESAGMPEEVKKEAEKQLRRLEGMHPDSAESSVVRTYLDWMVELPWKKETKDNIRIGKAKEILDEDHHDLEKVKERILEYLSVRKLKDKMKGPILCFVGPPGVGKTSLGKSIARAMGRKFIRMSLGGIRDEAEIRGHRRTYVGALPGRVIQGMKQAGTRNPVFMLDEIDKVGADFRGDPSAALLEVLDPEQNFAFSDNYLNVPFDLSKVLFIATANVIDPVPPALKDRMEIIPLSGYTDVDKLAIAKKYLLPRQLEENGIGRGKVTMRDKAILAIIHEYTREAGLRNLEREIGQVCRKLARKIAEGEKGPFAVTPKSLARYLGAPRNLQETEGEIDEVGVATGLAWTPTGGDILFIEVSLVEGKGTVTITGYLGDVMKESAQAAITYVRSRAAKLGLPRNFHAKHDIHIHVPSGGIPKDGPSAGITIATALVSSLTGIPVRRDVAMTGEITLRGRVLPIGGLKEKSLAALRAGINHVIAPARNGKDLEEIPKHEARQVHFTLVKTMDEVLSLALTRDPFQWEKRKAKPRRGKSGPAKGSGKAKRPPRAKGPR from the coding sequence ATGACCGACGAGGCGAAGAAGACGAATCCGCCGGAGGGGACGGACGCCTTCGCGGATCCGGCCGATCCGGAGAACCGCCCGACCGCGGAGGGACCGGGGCCGGGCGCGGAAGCCCCGAAGGGGAACCTCCCCTCCCCGGAGGAAGAGAAGGAGAGCGGGCCGGAGATCCCCGAGGTGCTTCCGCTGCTGCCGGTGCGCGACATCGTCATCTTCCCGTACATGACCTTGCCGCTGTTCGTGGGGAGGGAAGGTTCCGTCGCCGCGGTCGACGAGGCGCTGGCGCGGGACCGGTACATCTTCCTCGCCACGCAGAGGGACCCGTCGGTCGAAGACCCGAAGGAGGGGGACCTCTACCGCACGGGTACGGTGGCGATGATCATGCGGATGCTGAAGCTCCCCGACGGCCGGCTGAAGATCCTCATCCAGGGCGTCGTGAAGGCGAAGATCGCCGAGTTCATCGAGGCGAAGCCCGCGGTGCGCGTCCGGATCGACCGGATCGTCGAATCGCCGATGAAGGAGGGGTCCCTCGAGGTGGAGGCGCTGATGCGCGCTTCCCGGGAGAAGATCGAGAAGATCCTGTCGCTCAAGAACATGCCGGTCGAGATCCTGATGGTCACCGAGAACATCAACAACCCCGGCGTGCTCGCCGATCTCGTGGCGTCGAACCTGCGCCTGAAGATCGAGGAGGCCCAATCGGTGCTCGAGGAGGAAGACCCCATCGCGCGCCTGAACCTGGTCAGCAACCTCCTTTCCCGCGAGCTGCAGCTGGCGGAGATGCAGGCGAAGATCCAGAACCAGGCGAAGGAGGAGATGTCCCGGAGCCAGCGGGAGTATTTCCTGCGGGAGCAGATGAAGGCGATCAAGCAGGAGCTGGGCGACATCGACGGGAAGTCCGAGGAGGTCGACGACCTGAAGGGTAAGCTCGAATCCGCCGGGATGCCCGAGGAAGTGAAAAAGGAGGCGGAGAAGCAGCTCCGCCGCCTGGAGGGGATGCACCCCGACTCGGCCGAGTCGTCCGTGGTGCGCACCTACCTCGACTGGATGGTGGAGCTCCCCTGGAAGAAGGAGACGAAGGACAACATCCGCATCGGAAAGGCGAAGGAGATCCTCGACGAGGACCACCACGACCTCGAGAAGGTCAAGGAGCGGATCCTCGAATACCTTTCCGTGCGCAAGCTGAAGGACAAGATGAAGGGGCCGATCCTCTGCTTCGTCGGTCCCCCGGGCGTCGGGAAAACGTCCCTCGGGAAGTCGATCGCCCGCGCGATGGGGCGAAAGTTCATCCGCATGTCCCTGGGCGGCATCCGGGACGAGGCGGAGATCCGCGGACACCGGCGCACGTACGTAGGGGCGCTTCCCGGGCGCGTCATCCAGGGGATGAAGCAGGCCGGGACGCGCAACCCGGTCTTCATGCTCGACGAGATCGACAAGGTGGGGGCCGATTTCCGGGGAGACCCGTCCGCGGCGCTGCTCGAGGTGCTGGACCCCGAGCAGAACTTCGCGTTCAGCGACAATTACCTGAACGTCCCGTTCGACCTGTCGAAGGTCCTGTTCATCGCCACGGCGAACGTCATCGACCCCGTTCCCCCGGCCCTCAAGGACCGGATGGAGATCATCCCCCTGTCGGGATACACCGACGTCGACAAGCTGGCGATCGCGAAGAAGTACCTCTTGCCGCGGCAGCTCGAGGAGAACGGGATCGGGCGGGGAAAAGTCACGATGCGGGACAAGGCGATCCTCGCCATCATCCACGAATACACGCGGGAGGCGGGGCTGCGGAACCTCGAGCGGGAGATCGGCCAGGTGTGCCGGAAGCTGGCCCGGAAGATCGCCGAGGGGGAGAAGGGCCCCTTCGCGGTCACGCCGAAGAGCCTCGCGAGGTACCTCGGGGCTCCCCGGAACCTTCAGGAAACGGAAGGGGAGATCGACGAGGTGGGCGTCGCGACGGGCCTTGCCTGGACACCGACCGGGGGGGACATCCTGTTCATCGAGGTATCCCTCGTCGAAGGGAAGGGAACCGTCACGATCACCGGGTATCTCGGCGACGTGATGAAGGAGAGCGCCCAGGCCGCGATCACCTACGTCCGTTCGCGCGCGGCGAAGCTCGGGCTGCCGCGGAATTTCCACGCGAAACACGACATCCACATCCATGTTCCCTCGGGGGGGATCCCGAAGGACGGTCCTTCCGCCGGGATCACGATCGCGACGGCCCTGGTCTCGTCGCTCACCGGGATCCCCGTCCGCAGGGATGTCGCGATGACCGGCGAGATCACCCTCCGCGGCCGCGTCCTTCCGATCGGCGGCCTGAAGGAGAAGTCGCTGGCGGCGCTTCGCGCCGGGATCAACCATGTGATCGCACCGGCCCGGAACGGGAAGGACCTCGAGGAAATCCCCAAGCACGAGGCCCGGCAGGTACATTTCACGCTGGTGAAGACGATGGACGAGGTCCTCTCCCTCGCCCTGACGAGGGACCCGTTCCAGTGGGAAAAGCGAAAGGCGAAGCCCCGTCGGGGAAAGAGCGGGCCGGCGAAGGGTTCGGGGAAGGCGAAACGACCGCCTCGCGCGAAAGGACCGCGGTGA
- a CDS encoding ATP-dependent DNA helicase translates to MPGDLARKVGMSLSPGGPIARAMPGFESRPGQLRMALAWAGALETPCVLVAEAATGIGKTLAYLVPAILSGRKTIVSTGTRTLQQQLMENDIPLVREILQYPFSCAVLKGRGNYLCLRRWKRFRAEPLFEFAREAGYFSAMEAFAERTRTGDVSECAGVPEDARVWGEVNARSEMCDSSTCGETERCHLAAARRRAADADLVVVNHHLFFADLALRARLGPGRGGEEGRFGEVLPRADAVVFDEAHGVEETASVFFGVTVSLGRARELARDVKRTAAKAGGGWDALLPMTERFRLAAESAFDAVGDGEARFALPAPSAGTPFGRKASALVRAGEELALSLSDGAPRGERGADPGTDRDPLLRRVRSFLDDLGSVLSSDSASAVAWAERRGASVSLHRTPVEVSPVLSGALWEEPIPFLLTSATLSVSGDLSYFRERVGLSQVDARELIVDNEFDFAGRALFYVPKGLPDPSDPAFPAAAAKETREILSCSGGGALVLCTSYRTLSALTEALRGTLPHTLYVQGDAPRAHLLRAFREGEDTVLIGTGTFWEGVDVPGASLRCVVIDKLPFASPSDPVTSARIRAMRDRGADPFMEYQLPEAVLSLRQGVGRLLRRGDDYGVVALLDRRVSTRGYGELFRANLPPAPWTDDRAEVAAFFRRFHREKGKEAKG, encoded by the coding sequence GTGCCCGGAGATCTCGCCCGGAAAGTGGGGATGTCGCTCTCCCCCGGCGGTCCGATCGCGCGGGCGATGCCGGGCTTCGAGTCGCGGCCGGGACAGCTCCGGATGGCGCTCGCGTGGGCGGGCGCGCTCGAAACGCCCTGCGTGCTGGTCGCCGAGGCGGCCACCGGGATCGGGAAGACGCTCGCCTACCTCGTCCCCGCGATCCTCTCCGGCAGGAAGACGATCGTGTCCACCGGCACGCGCACCCTCCAGCAGCAGCTGATGGAAAACGACATCCCCCTGGTGCGGGAGATCCTCCAGTATCCCTTTTCGTGCGCCGTCCTCAAGGGCCGCGGCAACTACCTCTGTCTGCGACGCTGGAAACGGTTCCGGGCCGAGCCGCTCTTCGAGTTCGCCAGGGAGGCGGGATACTTCTCCGCGATGGAGGCGTTCGCGGAGAGGACCCGGACGGGAGACGTCTCCGAATGCGCCGGGGTGCCCGAGGACGCCCGCGTCTGGGGAGAGGTGAACGCCCGCAGCGAGATGTGCGACTCGTCGACGTGCGGCGAGACCGAACGGTGCCATCTCGCGGCGGCCCGTCGGCGTGCGGCGGACGCCGACCTCGTCGTGGTGAACCACCACCTGTTCTTCGCGGACCTCGCCCTGCGCGCGCGGCTCGGGCCGGGCCGCGGGGGCGAGGAGGGGCGGTTCGGGGAGGTTCTTCCCCGCGCCGACGCCGTGGTGTTCGACGAGGCGCACGGGGTCGAGGAGACCGCCTCCGTCTTCTTCGGCGTGACCGTCTCCCTCGGTCGCGCGCGGGAGCTCGCGCGGGACGTCAAGCGGACCGCGGCCAAGGCGGGCGGCGGATGGGACGCCCTCCTGCCGATGACCGAGCGGTTCCGCCTCGCCGCGGAATCCGCCTTCGACGCGGTGGGGGACGGGGAAGCCCGTTTCGCGCTGCCCGCGCCCTCCGCCGGTACCCCGTTCGGCCGGAAGGCGTCGGCCCTGGTCCGCGCGGGGGAGGAACTCGCCCTGTCGCTCTCGGACGGCGCCCCCCGCGGGGAGAGGGGAGCGGATCCGGGGACGGACCGGGATCCCCTGCTCCGGCGGGTCCGGTCCTTCCTCGACGATCTCGGTTCGGTCCTCTCCTCCGACTCCGCCTCCGCCGTGGCGTGGGCGGAGCGGCGCGGTGCGTCCGTCTCCCTTCACCGGACGCCGGTCGAGGTCTCCCCGGTCCTTTCCGGAGCGCTGTGGGAGGAGCCGATTCCGTTCCTGCTCACCTCGGCGACCCTCTCCGTCTCGGGAGACCTGTCGTATTTCCGCGAGCGGGTGGGGCTTTCGCAGGTTGATGCCCGGGAACTCATCGTGGATAATGAGTTCGACTTCGCGGGGCGGGCGCTCTTCTACGTCCCAAAGGGGCTTCCCGACCCGTCGGACCCCGCGTTTCCGGCCGCGGCGGCGAAGGAGACGCGGGAGATCCTGTCGTGCTCCGGCGGCGGCGCGCTGGTCCTGTGCACGAGCTACCGGACGCTCTCGGCGCTGACGGAGGCGCTGCGGGGGACGCTGCCGCACACCCTGTACGTCCAGGGGGACGCCCCGCGGGCGCACCTCCTGCGGGCGTTCCGGGAGGGGGAGGACACGGTGCTGATCGGGACGGGTACGTTCTGGGAGGGGGTCGACGTGCCGGGCGCCTCCCTGCGGTGCGTCGTCATCGACAAGCTGCCGTTCGCCTCCCCGTCCGATCCCGTGACCTCCGCCCGCATCCGGGCGATGCGCGACCGGGGAGCGGACCCGTTCATGGAGTACCAGCTACCCGAGGCGGTCCTTTCGCTGCGGCAGGGCGTCGGGAGGCTTCTCCGCCGCGGCGACGATTACGGGGTGGTGGCACTGCTCGATCGCAGGGTTTCGACCCGGGGATACGGCGAGCTCTTCCGGGCCAACCTTCCCCCGGCCCCGTGGACGGATGACCGGGCCGAGGTGGCGGCGTTCTTCCGGCGGTTTCACCGGGAGAAGGGAAAGGAGGCGAAGGGATGA
- a CDS encoding ABC transporter substrate-binding protein produces MAVGRFVVCLLAILLAALPVFAGAAEAPRPLQRGADTTPVPRPWVRNEARTAPIAPFLQAEGLYAAGKSEESLSGFLDLAYSAPDDERKGFIWWRVGELLLIRGDLDKALEAADKAVLLSRAPYLSLSAVDLKLRIYQRMKWSNEARQMAAYLLDRKFVGADPPSLLALMARADAGAGKLGSALALYRRAIAAADPQASRQLSAERESMIDGTTDLPVLRRAAEGEEDPEVRGHLYLAMGNVAIRKGFLGMAAHAFERSARAGGKRSKEAAEHLFRAEKIIAVRPRIVGLVPLSGKYSDIGYAVLTGAETALGARYGLERNGATPVIRWVDTAAQPDRARKEFTAAAADRMVLGILGPVTGEEGRSVAVAFTQKSPPTLYLGQKPILEKPFLYGFGLSPAQEARALLAYLARTGVSDLLLFHPENGYGKGFAAAAAAAARETGVRIAKVVSYPQEVLDFTETIKRAVGNATFRRQSRSKEKGKGMKLPLGGIVIADRWDRVFLLASQLRYYNVYLPLAGFSGWNDPELLRKAGGSVSGAVFPVDYSDVIPGFQGDRFRKEFQEVMRVPPTRFEAMGYDGALFLSEAFSLNGGSGRSIGEAMRERIPRLKNFPGVTGTFLFTPAGEMRRKVSLLQVELGNFVPVSGP; encoded by the coding sequence ATGGCCGTCGGCCGCTTCGTTGTCTGCCTGTTGGCGATATTGCTCGCCGCGCTTCCGGTTTTCGCCGGGGCCGCCGAGGCGCCACGGCCGCTGCAGCGCGGGGCCGACACTACCCCGGTCCCCCGCCCGTGGGTCCGGAACGAAGCGCGAACGGCGCCGATCGCCCCCTTCCTCCAGGCCGAGGGCTTGTATGCCGCGGGGAAGAGCGAAGAGTCCCTCTCCGGGTTCCTCGACCTCGCGTACTCCGCACCGGATGACGAGCGGAAGGGGTTCATCTGGTGGCGCGTCGGGGAGCTGCTGCTCATCCGGGGGGATCTCGACAAGGCGCTGGAAGCGGCGGACAAGGCGGTGCTCCTCTCCCGCGCACCGTACCTCTCCCTCTCGGCCGTCGACCTGAAGCTGCGGATCTACCAGCGGATGAAGTGGAGCAATGAGGCGCGGCAGATGGCGGCGTATCTCCTCGACCGGAAGTTCGTGGGCGCGGATCCTCCCTCGCTCCTGGCCCTGATGGCCCGCGCCGACGCCGGGGCGGGGAAGCTGGGCAGCGCGCTGGCGCTGTACCGCCGCGCCATCGCCGCCGCCGATCCGCAGGCATCCCGGCAACTGTCGGCCGAGCGGGAATCGATGATCGACGGAACTACGGACCTCCCGGTGCTGCGGAGGGCGGCCGAGGGGGAGGAGGACCCGGAGGTCCGCGGCCACCTGTATCTCGCGATGGGGAACGTCGCGATCCGGAAGGGGTTCCTCGGGATGGCGGCCCACGCGTTCGAGCGATCGGCGCGGGCCGGGGGAAAACGGTCCAAGGAGGCCGCGGAGCACCTGTTCCGGGCGGAGAAGATCATCGCCGTCCGGCCCAGGATCGTCGGTCTCGTCCCCCTTTCGGGAAAATACTCCGACATCGGGTACGCGGTCCTTACCGGGGCGGAGACGGCGCTCGGAGCGCGTTACGGGCTCGAGCGGAACGGGGCGACGCCGGTCATCCGATGGGTGGACACGGCGGCGCAGCCCGACAGGGCGAGGAAAGAGTTCACGGCCGCCGCGGCCGACCGGATGGTCCTCGGAATTCTCGGCCCGGTCACCGGAGAGGAGGGGCGGTCGGTTGCCGTCGCGTTCACGCAGAAATCGCCCCCCACGCTGTACCTCGGCCAGAAGCCGATCCTCGAAAAGCCGTTCCTCTACGGGTTCGGACTCTCTCCGGCGCAGGAGGCGCGGGCCCTTCTCGCGTACCTGGCGCGGACGGGCGTTTCCGACCTGCTCCTTTTCCACCCGGAGAACGGCTACGGGAAGGGATTCGCCGCCGCCGCGGCCGCCGCGGCCCGGGAGACGGGGGTCCGGATCGCCAAGGTCGTGTCGTACCCCCAGGAGGTGCTGGACTTCACCGAGACGATCAAGCGCGCGGTCGGCAATGCGACGTTCCGGCGTCAGTCGCGTTCGAAGGAGAAGGGGAAGGGAATGAAGCTTCCGCTGGGGGGGATCGTCATCGCGGACCGGTGGGACCGGGTCTTCCTCCTCGCGTCGCAGCTTCGCTACTACAACGTCTATCTCCCCCTGGCCGGGTTCTCCGGGTGGAACGATCCCGAACTCCTGCGGAAGGCGGGCGGTTCCGTTTCCGGGGCGGTCTTCCCGGTGGACTACTCCGACGTGATCCCGGGGTTCCAGGGCGACCGGTTCCGGAAGGAGTTCCAGGAGGTGATGCGGGTTCCCCCCACCCGGTTCGAGGCGATGGGGTACGACGGCGCACTTTTTCTCTCGGAAGCGTTTTCGCTCAACGGCGGTTCCGGACGATCCATCGGGGAGGCGATGCGCGAGAGGATCCCGCGCCTGAAAAATTTCCCCGGTGTTACGGGAACGTTCCTGTTCACCCCCGCGGGGGAAATGCGCCGGAAAGTGTCCCTCCTGCAGGTCGAGCTGGGGAACTTCGTCCCCGTTTCGGGCCCGTAA
- the thiL gene encoding thiamine-phosphate kinase, producing the protein MGKAKGEAPSGKERAGEGFGEGETTASRERTAVKRGDTGNPHGTGPARCGDLLRDVGETGLIEFLRKKHGGVARPGELPIGDDAAVVRVPGGRAVLSTDLLIEGTHFSLRYFRPEEVGGRALSANLSDLAAMGADPVCYLVALAAPPETPVATVDAIFRGMASAAGPSGIRLMGGDTCRGDRLTLCLTVVGAVGRGNPVTRAGARPGDLLYVTGSPGWSRLGLALLRDGRPSRPSGWRLEAMRAHLSPTARWREGRAAAGSGAVAAMIDVSDGILADLSHLLERDGLGAVLAEESFPVSPSFRAASAALGVDPLDAFLGGGEDYELLMAVRPSRLAGFLRAARAFPSGAVPIGAVTKAPGIRVRRADGSWIEGAGLPSGFDHFPPRKRRAR; encoded by the coding sequence GTGGGAAAAGCGAAAGGCGAAGCCCCGTCGGGGAAAGAGCGGGCCGGCGAAGGGTTCGGGGAAGGCGAAACGACCGCCTCGCGCGAAAGGACCGCGGTGAAGCGGGGCGACACGGGAAATCCTCACGGAACCGGGCCCGCGCGCTGCGGGGATCTCCTGCGGGACGTGGGCGAAACCGGGCTGATCGAGTTCCTCCGGAAGAAGCACGGCGGCGTCGCGCGTCCGGGCGAGCTCCCCATCGGCGACGACGCGGCGGTGGTGCGCGTTCCCGGCGGGCGCGCGGTCCTTTCCACCGACCTGCTGATCGAGGGGACGCACTTCTCCCTCCGCTACTTCCGTCCGGAGGAGGTGGGGGGACGGGCCCTCTCCGCCAACCTCTCCGACCTGGCGGCGATGGGAGCCGACCCCGTCTGCTACCTGGTCGCGCTGGCCGCGCCCCCGGAGACTCCCGTGGCGACGGTCGATGCGATCTTCCGCGGCATGGCGTCCGCCGCCGGCCCTTCCGGGATCCGCCTGATGGGCGGGGACACCTGCCGGGGCGATCGGCTCACCCTCTGCCTTACGGTCGTCGGCGCCGTGGGGCGCGGCAACCCCGTCACCCGCGCAGGCGCCCGGCCCGGGGATCTCCTCTACGTCACCGGGTCGCCGGGGTGGTCGCGGCTGGGGCTCGCGCTCCTGCGCGACGGACGTCCATCGAGGCCGTCCGGGTGGCGCCTCGAGGCGATGCGGGCGCACCTTTCCCCCACGGCCCGCTGGCGCGAGGGGCGGGCGGCGGCGGGCTCCGGCGCGGTCGCGGCGATGATCGACGTGAGCGACGGAATCCTCGCGGACCTCTCGCACCTCCTCGAGCGCGACGGACTCGGCGCCGTCCTCGCCGAGGAGTCGTTTCCCGTGTCCCCGTCGTTCCGCGCGGCGTCGGCCGCCCTCGGGGTCGATCCGCTGGACGCATTCCTCGGAGGCGGGGAGGATTACGAACTGCTGATGGCCGTCCGTCCCTCGCGCCTCGCGGGCTTCCTGCGCGCCGCCCGCGCCTTCCCATCGGGCGCGGTCCCGATCGGCGCGGTGACGAAGGCCCCGGGAATCCGCGTCCGGCGCGCGGACGGCTCGTGGATCGAAGGGGCGGGGCTCCCGTCCGGATTCGACCACTTCCCTCCCCGGAAGCGCCGGGCGCGCTGA
- a CDS encoding nucleotide exchange factor GrpE, whose product MEAVTEVSAGEVVEGGPASGGEPPESADAGKLKEQLAYLAAEFDNYRKRVAREREAQAAFGNERLLLAVLPFLDNLERAMGQTGASAEALLSGVRITHDQFLSELRKFGLEQLPAQGATFDPSLHEAIACVPSPGKPGGAILAEARKGYLLHGRLLRPAQVTVAAASPEDDGGDAPSGSGV is encoded by the coding sequence ATGGAAGCCGTGACGGAGGTATCGGCGGGGGAGGTTGTCGAAGGGGGGCCGGCGAGCGGCGGGGAACCCCCGGAATCGGCCGATGCGGGGAAGCTGAAGGAACAGTTGGCGTACCTTGCCGCGGAGTTCGATAATTACCGGAAGCGCGTCGCGCGCGAGCGGGAGGCGCAGGCGGCCTTCGGGAACGAACGGCTGCTGCTCGCCGTCCTGCCGTTCCTCGACAACCTCGAGCGTGCGATGGGCCAGACGGGGGCCTCCGCCGAGGCCCTCCTCTCCGGCGTCCGGATTACGCACGACCAGTTCCTCTCGGAATTGCGAAAATTCGGCCTTGAGCAGCTCCCCGCGCAGGGCGCGACGTTCGACCCGTCCCTGCACGAGGCGATCGCGTGCGTTCCCTCTCCAGGGAAGCCCGGCGGGGCCATCCTCGCCGAAGCGCGCAAGGGGTACCTTCTCCACGGGCGCCTGCTGCGCCCTGCCCAAGTGACGGTGGCCGCCGCCTCTCCGGAGGACGACGGCGGAGACGCTCCCTCCGGATCGGGGGTGTAA